The sequence TTTAAATTATCACTTGTTAAAAAGCCATATTTTTTATCATCAACTTCTCCATCCATAGTTGTTTCACCACTTCCCACACGAGAGTCTCTAACAACTACAACTCCACCTTTAACAGCATCGCCAAGAGCTTCCAAAACACTTGGATATGGATTTCCATTACCCATACCTGCATTTATTATGCCTTTAGTACCATCTTTTACAGCTGCATTAACAAAAATAGGATTATCATTTGAATGATTATAGATGATATCTACTTTTGGAAGTTCTTTGATATTTGCTATGTTAAAATCACTTGTTTTTGTATGTTTTCTTGTTGGAGTCATATAGTATTTAACTTTCCCATAAAAAACAGTTCCTATTTTTCCAGAATTTGGAGATTTAAAAGTATCTACTCCACTTGTATGAGTTTTAGTAACTTCACGAGCTGCATGGATTTCGTCATTCATTACAACCACAACACCTTTACCTTTACTTTGTTTATCTATAGCGACATTTACAGCATTGAATAAATTTAATGGCCCATCTGCACTTAAAGAGCTTGAATTTCTCATGGCTCCAACCATTACAATTGGCTTATCACTTTTAACTGTTAGGTTTAAAAAATACGCAGTTTCTTCCATCGTGTCAGTGCCG is a genomic window of Campylobacter blaseri containing:
- a CDS encoding type II asparaginase gives rise to the protein MRSLFKAIITILLGVTVGFAKPTIYILATGGTIAGSGSGELDTAYTSGTVTVDKLIAAVPEINKIATIKGEQISNIGSQEMNNEVWLKLAKRVNELLAKDADGVVITHGTDTMEETAYFLNLTVKSDKPIVMVGAMRNSSSLSADGPLNLFNAVNVAIDKQSKGKGVVVVMNDEIHAAREVTKTHTSGVDTFKSPNSGKIGTVFYGKVKYYMTPTRKHTKTSDFNIANIKELPKVDIIYNHSNDNPIFVNAAVKDGTKGIINAGMGNGNPYPSVLEALGDAVKGGVVVVRDSRVGSGETTMDGEVDDKKYGFLTSDNLNVQKARVLLMVALATTDDKEKIQEYFLTH